One region of Vigna angularis cultivar LongXiaoDou No.4 chromosome 10, ASM1680809v1, whole genome shotgun sequence genomic DNA includes:
- the LOC108335596 gene encoding uncharacterized protein LOC108335596 — MKGDSCRQDKTSTQHRKQHDDEVGDVGFYSCFKSIGKESDSQPSCSNFSLKRARIEKTSFLSGFPQCSQRNPYTTFYDYLQSMAEQKGIKKICAGSILQTKPLSTTFLPMLPSQASDFLQVAYLNDEQGLNEVEKSCRVEAEDEDDMGGCELSLSISLPRPHPSSQRSNASSVSDISEAFSLCPKFNNNNNNYMGCSTSSNVSNKVNVDLSLAI, encoded by the exons ACAAGACTTCCACCCAACATAGAAAACAACACGATGATGAAGTGGGTGATGTTGGTTTCTACTCTTGTTTCAAATCCATTGGAAAAGAATCTGATTCCCAACCCAGCTGCAGTAATTTCTCCCTTAAAAG AGCTAGAATCGAGAAGACAAGTTTTCTCTCAGGATTCCCACAATGCAGCCAAAGAAATCCATACACTACTTTTTATGATTACCTGCAGAGCATGGCTGAGCAGAAGGGAATAAAGAAGATTTGTGCTGGTTCAATATTGCAGACTAAACCCCTTTCCACAACTTTTCTTCCCATGCTACCAAGCCAAGCATCAGATTTTCTCCAG GTTGCCTACTTAAATGATGAACAGGGTTTGAATGAAGTTGAGAAGAGTTGTAGGGTAGAAGCAGAGGATGAAGACGACATGGGAGGTTGTGAGTTGTCACTGTCCATCTCATTGCCAAGACCACATCCTTCTTCTCAGAGAAGTAATGCTTCTTCAGTCAGCGATATCAGTGAGGCCTTTTCATTGTGCCCTAAGtttaacaacaacaacaacaactacATGGGATGTTCTACTTCTTCTAATGtttcaaacaaagttaatgtcGACCTATCTTTGGCCATTTGA